Genomic DNA from Nitratidesulfovibrio vulgaris str. Hildenborough:
CAGCGGCTGCATCAGCAGGTCGAAGAGTTTTTCGGCGAATGAGTAGCAGCCCGCAAAGGCGAGACCCACGGCGATGAGGCAGCGCACGAGGCGCACACGCAACTCGCCCAGATGGTCGAGAAGGGTCATGCCCGGTGTCTCGTCTTCGGGCGTATCCTCGTCTTCGGTCGACGTCGCCGCAAGGGCCTCAGCCAGCGTCCGCGGGGCCGGAGGCGACGCAGGCTCCTCTTCGGGGGCGCTGTCGGATGTGGTGTCGGTGGGGCCGTCAGCCCCTTCGGGAGTATCGGCGGAAATTTCGTCGGAAGTGTTCACTGTCGCCGCGGTGTCGGGACGTGCCCCGTCGGCCTCGCCAGGAGGGGGGGATGCCGGGGCGTCCGTTTCGGGGGCAGTGTCACCGGATGCCTCGATGCCGTCGGTCGGGCTGCCGGTGGCATCGTCCCTGACAGGTTCCTGTGCAGAGGCCTCCGTCCCTTCGTTCGCCGGTACGGTCGAGGGGGAGGCCACCTCGGTGGCTCCCCTTCGCGGTCTTCTCTCTTGTCTGCCGCCTCGTCCACTGTGGCCGAGGGGTGCTTTGCATCCCCTGCGGTCATGCAGCGTCCTTTCCGGCGGCGGTCTTCGTTTCGGTTCTGGTGGCCTGTGCGTCGATGACGACGTCAGGCTTGGCACCATCGGCGGTATCGGACTTGGGGGCAGCCTCGGCGCTGGACTTGGCCGCGGGCTTCTCGGCCTTGGCCTCTTCCGAGAAGAACTCCTTCTCGGCTTCCTTCTTGCGGCGCTGGTGGTCTTCGAGGTCGACCTCAGCATTCAGCGTGCGCTGGAAGTCGGTGGACACGCGACGGAATTCGCCGAGTGCCTTGCCGAGGGTGCGCGCCATCTGGGGCAGGCTCTTGGGGCCCAGCACGATGAGGGCCACGACGAGTATGACGAGAAGCTCGGTGCTGCCGATGCCGAACATGCCTTGATACCGCCTTTGGTTACGGGTGCTGCGGGATTACTCCCATTCTATGGTGCTCGGGGGCTTGGACGAGATGTCGTAGACCACCCGGTTCACGCCCTTGACTTCGTTGATTATCCGGCTGGAGATACGCTCAAGCAGTTCGGAAGGCAAGCGTGCCCAGTCGGCGGTCATGGCATCGACGCTGTCGACGATGCGCAGGGCGATGACGTGTTCGTAAGTACGCCCGTCACCCATGACGCCCACGGTCTTGAGCGGCAGCAGCACGGCGAAGCCCTGCCACACCTTGCGGTACCAGCCGGAGGACATGAGTTCCTGCTGCACGACCTTGTCGGCACGGCGGAGGATGTCGAGCCTCTCTTCGGTTATCTCGCCGATGACCCGGATGGCAAGCCCCGGGCCGGGGAAGGGGTGACGCCAGATGATGAAGTCGGGCAGGCCCAGTTCGGCGGCGACCTTGCGGACCTCGTCCTTGAAGAGTTCGCGCAGCGGTTCGATGAGCTTCAGGTTCATCTTCTCGGGCAGACCACCCACGTTGTGATGGCTCTTGATGACCGCAGAGGGACCCTTGTGCGACACCGATTCGATGACGTCGGGGTACAGCGTGCCCTGCGCGAGGAAGTCGACATGTCCGAGGGCCTTGGCCTCTTCGTCGAACACCTCGATGAAGGTGTAGCCGATGATCTTGCGCTTCTGTTCGGGGTCGTCGACGCCATGCAGCTTGGAGAGGAAACGCTCCTGTGCCTGCACGTACTTGAGGTTGAGGTCGAAATGCTCGCGCAGGTAGTCGACCACTTCCTGTCCCTCGTTGAGGCGCAGCACGCCGTTGTCAACGAAGATGCAGTGCAGTTGCTTGCCTATGGCCTTGTGCAGCAGCACGGCGACCACGGTGGAGTCGATGCCGCCGGAGAGGGCGCAGACGACATGCCTGTCACCCACGACTTCGGCCATCTCCTTCACGGCGCGTTCGACGAACGACGACATGGTCCAGTCGGCCTTCAGCTTGGCCACGTGGAAGAGGAAGTTGTTGATGATGCGGGCCCCGTCCTCGGAGTGGTGCACTTCGGGATGAAACTGGACGGCGTAGATGCGCCGGGCCTCGTCGGCCATGGCGGCCACTTCGAGGGTGGCGGTACGGCCCACGACCTTGAAGCCGGGGGGCGGCGTCTTCACCTTGTCGCCATGGGACATCCACACGCGCGAGGTGGTGCCGAGGTCGAGACCGTCCCACAGGGGGCAGGGGGCGGTGAGGGTGAGGTCGGCAGGCCCGTATTCGCGGGTCTCGGAGGTGGCAAGCTCGCCGCCGAGGTCCTGCCCCAGAAGCTGCATGCCGTAGCAGATGCCGAGCACCGGCACGCCAAGGTCGAGCAGCCCCTTCTCGAGGGCGGGTGCGTCCTTCTCGCCGACGCTGGCAGGGCCGCCGGAAAGGATGATGGCGGCGGGCTTCATGGCCCGTACCTGCTCGGCGGTGACGATGCAGGGGTGTATCTCGGAGTAGACACCGGCTTCGCGTACGCGCCGTGCGATGAGCTGCGTAACCTGCGAGCCGTAGTCGATGATGATGACCT
This window encodes:
- the guaA gene encoding glutamine-hydrolyzing GMP synthase — protein: MDAQTKVIIIDYGSQVTQLIARRVREAGVYSEIHPCIVTAEQVRAMKPAAIILSGGPASVGEKDAPALEKGLLDLGVPVLGICYGMQLLGQDLGGELATSETREYGPADLTLTAPCPLWDGLDLGTTSRVWMSHGDKVKTPPPGFKVVGRTATLEVAAMADEARRIYAVQFHPEVHHSEDGARIINNFLFHVAKLKADWTMSSFVERAVKEMAEVVGDRHVVCALSGGIDSTVVAVLLHKAIGKQLHCIFVDNGVLRLNEGQEVVDYLREHFDLNLKYVQAQERFLSKLHGVDDPEQKRKIIGYTFIEVFDEEAKALGHVDFLAQGTLYPDVIESVSHKGPSAVIKSHHNVGGLPEKMNLKLIEPLRELFKDEVRKVAAELGLPDFIIWRHPFPGPGLAIRVIGEITEERLDILRRADKVVQQELMSSGWYRKVWQGFAVLLPLKTVGVMGDGRTYEHVIALRIVDSVDAMTADWARLPSELLERISSRIINEVKGVNRVVYDISSKPPSTIEWE
- the tatB gene encoding Sec-independent protein translocase protein TatB encodes the protein MFGIGSTELLVILVVALIVLGPKSLPQMARTLGKALGEFRRVSTDFQRTLNAEVDLEDHQRRKKEAEKEFFSEEAKAEKPAAKSSAEAAPKSDTADGAKPDVVIDAQATRTETKTAAGKDAA